The proteins below are encoded in one region of Brachyspira intermedia PWS/A:
- a CDS encoding ATP-binding protein, which produces MEERKSIDSFFSDLSMGLLFAENTNEIDRVVDLFLEKTCQYYGFDCGEVYFPKGDYLILRGVYGIDRYYVCKVDFPISANHCKDVLYDQKVYVGENINHTNMEVFSNYSSMFVLPIFFYANPIGVVLFRNRENKIEFYNSIIDEIKNVIGHFAVYANNVLQSVIFDDNAYRESIIDIIVENTNSYIEPELAEKVFTPFFTTKSHGVGIGLAISKRIVEAHGGSMVIKSVNSPSKITTFFVSIPVNLNN; this is translated from the coding sequence TTGCTGAAAACACCAATGAAATAGATAGAGTTGTAGATTTATTCTTGGAAAAAACTTGTCAGTACTACGGTTTTGATTGCGGAGAAGTGTATTTTCCTAAAGGGGATTATCTTATACTTAGAGGTGTATATGGAATAGACAGATACTATGTATGTAAAGTTGATTTTCCAATATCTGCCAATCATTGTAAAGATGTATTATATGATCAAAAAGTTTATGTAGGTGAAAATATCAATCATACAAATATGGAAGTTTTTTCAAATTATTCATCTATGTTTGTACTTCCGATATTTTTCTATGCAAATCCTATTGGAGTTGTTCTTTTTAGAAATAGAGAAAATAAAATAGAATTCTATAACTCTATAATTGATGAAATAAAAAATGTTATAGGACACTTTGCTGTATATGCAAATAATGTACTTCAAAGCGTCATATTTGATGATAATGCATACAGAGAATCAATAATAGACATCATAGTAGAAAATACTAATTCATATATAGAACCTGAATTAGCTGAAAAAGTATTTACTCCATTCTTTACAACAAAGAGTCATGGGGTTGGTATAGGACTTGCTATTTCTAAGAGAATAGTAGAAGCACATGGCGGAAGTATGGTTATAAAAAGTGTTAATAGTCCGTCTAAAATAACAACTTTTTTTGTTTCCATACCTGTTAATTTAAATAATTAA
- a CDS encoding STM3941 family protein, whose product MNEELNNKELNNNETLINDDDSFPEIEIYVNKKKLSILIFVSLIFILMGIFIFINRKEFKEEIISIFILIFFSICILTFIMQWLKSRKPIITLDENGIAYYVLLKNQNIFIKWTDIREILFSKTFIYIYLKEENSLLENKKNNDEPIVIYISEINMKRNTLIYLITHYFENKK is encoded by the coding sequence ATGAATGAAGAACTAAATAATAAAGAATTAAATAATAATGAAACACTAATCAATGATGATGACTCTTTCCCTGAAATTGAAATATATGTCAATAAAAAAAAATTATCCATACTCATATTCGTATCTTTAATTTTTATTTTAATGGGTATATTTATATTTATCAATAGAAAAGAGTTTAAAGAAGAAATTATAAGTATTTTTATATTAATATTTTTTAGTATATGTATTTTAACTTTTATCATGCAATGGTTAAAATCTAGAAAACCTATAATCACATTAGATGAAAACGGCATAGCTTATTATGTTTTATTAAAAAATCAAAATATATTTATTAAATGGACAGATATTAGAGAAATACTTTTTTCAAAAACATTTATATATATTTATTTGAAAGAAGAAAATAGTTTATTAGAAAATAAAAAAAATAATGATGAACCTATTGTCATATATATATCAGAAATAAATATGAAAAGAAATACTTTAATATATCTCATAACACATTACTTTGAAAATAAAAAATAA
- a CDS encoding periplasmic heavy metal sensor, whose product MKNKISKKAVILISIAIMVLGSVSLFAQYGRGYGRGYGYGDGYGRGYGRGYGYGDGRGCGYGRGYGRGGCGYGRGYGYGNGYGRGYGYYGAALTQEQIDQVRSIQDKYFPQMDSLRMEIYNQTQKLDAEMRKETPDQNAVNAAIDARSKASADLQKLRSQCFLEIDKVYQNK is encoded by the coding sequence ATGAAAAACAAAATAAGTAAAAAAGCAGTAATATTAATTTCAATAGCAATTATGGTTTTAGGTTCAGTATCATTATTCGCTCAATATGGCAGAGGTTACGGAAGAGGATATGGATACGGTGATGGTTATGGAAGAGGATACGGTAGAGGTTATGGATATGGTGATGGCAGAGGATGCGGATATGGCAGAGGTTACGGAAGAGGCGGATGCGGATATGGCAGAGGCTATGGATACGGTAATGGTTATGGAAGAGGTTACGGATATTATGGTGCTGCACTTACTCAAGAGCAAATTGATCAAGTAAGAAGCATACAAGATAAATATTTCCCTCAAATGGATAGCCTAAGAATGGAAATATATAATCAAACACAAAAATTAGATGCTGAAATGAGAAAAGAAACTCCAGATCAAAATGCAGTTAATGCTGCAATAGATGCTAGAAGTAAAGCTTCAGCAGACTTACAAAAATTGAGAAGTCAGTGCTTTTTAGAAATAGACAAAGTATACCAAAATAAATAA
- a CDS encoding DUF3810 domain-containing protein: MKIKITLILSLIFVVIILKIVTFSKNFVENYYSRLIYKNIAGTINRISSNFNFSLGEILLFLFIIAVIIFIVIAFKKSFFNADIKSLADKTKTALNFLYILACSMIVIYIIFLLVWGLNYHRVPLIENYPPREINNDDIYLLADTLIKNINSIKDEMKYKEVNTNYQALNRMIESEYNKVFEDFEFLNMHYSKTKPIMISKLFLHLQITGIYSPFTSEANVNILIPSISIPFTIGHEMAHQIGIAYEDEANFISYVACSKHTDPFVRYSGNFEALLYVLGELKRDENYAHLMANLNSDTKEEIKKYYEFWQQYMGNLSKVSQKVNDTYLKANSQDDGIKSYSRVVKLLVLYHNINPQ, from the coding sequence ATGAAAATAAAAATTACTTTGATACTATCTCTTATATTTGTTGTTATTATATTAAAAATAGTAACATTTTCTAAAAACTTTGTAGAAAATTATTATTCTAGATTAATATACAAAAATATTGCTGGTACTATAAACCGCATATCTTCAAATTTTAATTTTTCATTGGGTGAAATACTGCTTTTTTTATTTATAATAGCAGTAATAATTTTTATTGTAATAGCTTTTAAAAAATCTTTTTTCAATGCGGATATAAAATCATTAGCAGATAAAACAAAAACAGCATTAAATTTTTTATATATACTAGCCTGCTCTATGATCGTTATATATATAATATTTCTTTTAGTATGGGGATTAAATTATCATAGAGTACCTTTAATAGAAAATTATCCGCCAAGAGAAATAAATAATGATGATATATATTTATTGGCTGATACTCTTATAAAAAATATAAATAGTATAAAAGATGAAATGAAGTATAAAGAAGTTAATACCAATTATCAGGCTTTAAATAGAATGATAGAATCTGAATATAATAAAGTATTTGAGGATTTTGAGTTTTTAAATATGCATTATTCAAAAACAAAGCCAATAATGATATCAAAATTGTTTTTACATCTTCAAATAACAGGAATATATTCTCCTTTTACTTCTGAGGCAAATGTAAATATACTCATTCCAAGCATATCAATACCTTTTACAATAGGACATGAAATGGCTCATCAAATAGGCATAGCTTATGAAGATGAGGCTAATTTTATATCATATGTAGCCTGCTCTAAACATACAGATCCATTTGTAAGATATTCAGGTAATTTTGAGGCACTTTTATATGTTTTGGGTGAATTAAAAAGAGATGAAAATTATGCTCATTTGATGGCAAATTTAAATAGCGATACCAAAGAAGAAATAAAAAAATATTATGAGTTTTGGCAGCAGTATATGGGAAATCTTTCCAAAGTAAGCCAAAAAGTTAATGATACATATCTTAAAGCAAATAGCCAAGATGACGGAATAAAAAGTTATTCAAGGGTTGTTAAACTATTAGTATTATACCATAATATTAACCCTCAATAA
- a CDS encoding FmdB family zinc ribbon protein: MRLDEPPYFYQCKKCKRRFTVRRKKHTINLLIIKLNKQKCPYCKSSRTRNIDDIVKAI, encoded by the coding sequence ATGCGTTTAGATGAACCGCCTTATTTTTATCAATGCAAAAAATGCAAAAGAAGATTCACTGTAAGAAGAAAAAAACATACTATAAATTTACTTATAATAAAACTTAATAAACAGAAATGTCCATATTGCAAAAGCTCAAGAACAAGAAATATTGATGATATTGTAAAAGCAATATAA